Genomic segment of Sebastes umbrosus isolate fSebUmb1 chromosome 22, fSebUmb1.pri, whole genome shotgun sequence:
AATCACATGTACTTGCCGACCACACAAAAATTAGGCAACCCAACAATGTGTAAGaaaatgaatttatttaatttttaaagccTTCATAttcctttctttatttttactcCATTCGCCACACCTATGCTGTATAAATGTACAGAAATATAGAAACTGTATTTACTGCAGTAGGGGGAAATAtagtaaaaacaaagaaacaactaGATATACTAGTGTAATATTCACAAACCTATGTATAGCATTATGGATTTCTATTAGCTCAATGATTTaacatgacatttaaaatgttaggTCAACAAATTGTTGAGGTGACAAAATGTGACATGGACACCAGTCAGAAACAGACAGCAATGGTAGAAAAGTGATAATCCAGTTGTGACCTTATCTCCTGCTGACACACACCACCCAGGACTGGGTGCGGTTAGATGGGTGTGACATAACTCAACGCTTTTAACCCCTCAGCCAAGTTCTTACAAGCCCTCCAGTTCATCCATTAACAGTCTGACAGTTTTGTGTCCCTGTGGAGGGGATGTGAACCGGTACAGTTCAGAGAATTATGGCCAGCCAGCCGACGATCATAGCTACACCCCCCATGGGAGCCACCTTGCGTAGACTGGGGTCCCCGGTCATGGCCTGGTGGTACAGAGAGCCACAGAACATCCCCATGCCCGCTATCAGGAGGGTACCAGCCTGGATTGAAGGGAGACAGGTGGCACACAAGAAACATCTTTAATCAGTCAGTTTTCATTCGTACTCCAACCACCTTGAGACAAAAGATGAATGACGCCCCAGAATCGGGTCAAATGTACTGGTCCGATTCCGGCTGCGAACACTGCCATCATTGGGCAGTAACACTATTAGACAGGGCTAGTGGGGTAATAAGTTTATCTCATTCTGAATTGGAGAACGTAAGTACAAAATGTCCCAAAGGAAACACTGAGCCTGGAGTCCAATTGTCTCCTCCAAAAGCTCCAACTAGATGTGACGTCCAAGACATCCTGATTGGTTTGGCCGCCACATAGATCACACCTAATCTGGCGTGCACCTCCTCTTCAGTTTGTTGATTTTTCAATCAGTTATTTTATGCTTAATGAATCTTTAAATCGCATTTGCACTGCAAATACTTGGCACTGCAGGTTTGGCATATGTTGGGAATACTATTAGTCATAAAGCCAGGACACACAAGAATAAGTACAGTTCCACTGCTCCATTGCCAGCTGTTTAGCCACAGGTTTGTAATTATTGGCCTAAAGGAATACTGGTTTTCTGAGTGGGGAGTCGGGACAGACCGTTAATGGCAATTTTAAGGGACACTCGAGTGCATCCAGCCCTGAGAGTCAGTATTAGGCTTCCATACTCACCACAGCAGGTTTGCCAGAGTGGGCAGCACCCAGCAGGGCCAGGCTGTGGTAGAAATGGTACTTGTTGGCGGTTTCAAATAGCTGGAgaggcagacacacagagagaaagcatTCAGAGAAATTCTGCCTGGAGACGAGGGATACTACTGAACAGTGTAAATGGACTACTAGACAGCATTTAAGTTGTTACTAGTGTAAAAGGGGAGTGGGTTACTATCATGCACCGATTAGATCATTTTCATCCATCAAGTTCTCTATTTGCACAACGGACAGTCTATCAAACCAGGCTGAAAAATGGATCTGTTCTTAAAGAGATagttctagggctgtcaatcaattaaaatatttaatcgtgattaatcgcacatttttatctgttcataatgtaccttaaagtgagatttgtcaagtattttatactcaaacgtgcttgctttatgcaaatgtatgtatatatttattattggaaatcaattaacaacacaaaactatgacagatattgtccagaaaccctcacaggtactgcatttagcataaaacaatatgctcaaatcataacacattgtttcctgttgggaaacaacagctgtcagtgtgtcagtgtgctgacttgactatgactttccccaaactgcatgtgattatcataaagtgggcatatctgtaaagaggagactcgtgggtacccacagaacccattttcattcacatatcttgaggtcagaggtcaagggacccctttgaaaatggtcatgccagtttttacttGCCAAATTTTAGCACAATTTGGGGCTTTATTTtatcttcagctttaaaactgagctcgctacaaccttaaacatcgcaggttgcgttaaagaaattagcggcgttaaaacgaatttgcttgaacacgttattatcgcgttaactttgacagccctagatatttCAAAACCCCGTTCCTGTCTTTTGACATTCAGAAAGTCTCGAGATCAACAGTGCAAGTCAACGTGCATGAGTAAAAAGACATAGCGACAGTAACTTTAAATTAGGAGACTTAGGCAGTGACCAAGTAGAAAGGTTTGAAGAAATCAATTTAATATCATGATTTGCTATCACAGTACTATTTACATACCACTCTCTGGTAGTCATCAGGGTCACTGTTTTTGAACCCTAAAACAAGAAATATGGAACAGAAAAATTACATAATGTACTATCATGTCATATCAAATGTgactttctcattttgtttttcctttatttggttttactcaaacagacatttacataaacatacttaatagATAGAAATATGAAGTGAACCAACTTTTCCACCTTTTACAAGGAAATTAtagaacacacaaatagaacataaggtgcttttcatgtgaaataagataaaataaataataataataattaaaaaaattacatttagaaaaaataaaaatgaaacaaaagaagggcgttttggggaaatatatTTGGGGACAATTTCTTTTGTCAATGCTTGTGAACAATGGTGAAAACAGGTATTTGTGCATTATCTCATGTTGTCAGCCATAGTAGTGTAAATATAATGTCTCaagatcagtgcatccctaatatgagccctaatacattttatatactcaTTTAAAAGTAACCAAATACAGCAGCGTTTAGCTATTTCCAGCAAACTTGCACTTGCACGTTTGCCATTGACCCTCTAGTTAAATAAGCCTTCTATCTACCAGCATGCCACACTGTGGAGGCGGGTCACCTTCATTACACAATTATCTATTTTACTAAAATAACGTGCAGCTTTATGTGCCATTTTGTATGCCGAATTAAACATTAGCCTATTAAACATTAGTAGCATATGTTTTTTCTTGTATAGCTGTGCAGATTTTGTCGATAGAGAACATAATCTTAAATTGGCGTTTTTGTGAACGGACCCTGGTGCAGGAAGCGTTGACATGACATGTTTTTCCTGGCTTTGCTTTACTATCCAGCCTAATGAAAATACTCATTCAAGAGTATGGAGTATAAGCTACTGTAGTGTCCCTACCGTGAGCTCCGTATGCCCCTGCTGCCACTGCAGAAGCCCCTGAAAGAGCTGCTAACCTTCGGACAATTACAGAAGCGGTCATGTTTTGAAGTGGCGTGTGTGTATCCGACAAGAAGACTGACGTCAATGATGCCTTCACTGGCCTTATGTAAATTCCAACCTCCTATAATGTAACACAACCATGCCACAGAGAGGGGAAGAACAGAAATACTGTTTTAAGTGCATGCcttaattgtttatttaattaattaaaaatattaatccCCAAATTAATTATATACTTATCTGCCTTTAATTAATACAAAACGTTGGTATAGCTAAAATAacatcacatacacacatttttttattttatttttttatttcaaaatggcCTTATACAataatttacatacaaaagaagcatagtgaaaacaaaagcaaagagctgtgccaaacataaaaggacaacataaatgaaacaaaaccaacataaaataaaaaataaataaaaagaccatgcgagagtatgacaataatttcacttaaaaactttaaagatattgcatacattcattgttttcattgcttttttgttttgtgaggaagaaattgttgacagataaagatccatttctttcataaatacaaagaaattaggctttttttttttggtaaatttacacttgtgaatgtggaactttgcgagaattaaaattaaattaataagaaaaaattaattactgtctttgtcactgtaatcacaGCAGCCAAATAAgcaaaaatctgagaaaatgttaaaattattgacatctttccacaattcacatgtatatttacaggaccagaataaatgagagcaagtttcaggatgtgattcgtagaaggaacaatttacatctaGAAACCACGCTGTCCTGAAACAAGGCCCTTATCCTGGAGTTCGCACCTCCATTAAcagaaaaacatacacacatattttaGCTTCCTCACTTCTGTGGCATTacaccactttttttttgaGTCGTCATTATGTTGTCCTAATTACGACATTCCCCTGGGTCATGAATGCAGCTGCCAGGCACTTCCGTTATCCATTGGAGGCTTGAACCAAAATGGCGCCTATCGTGCTACAGTTTCAGCCCATGGGGCAAATTTCCCAACTCTACCAAGTAGATGTGACACTGACATGACACTCCAGCAGTCCTGTAATACCTCTAGGCTTCGTACTCTGGGTATGCAGCCTATATCGTGTGAGTGTAGGCAATTTATACTCATATGGTTGGTCAGTTCTGACTTTCAGTGCTCTCGTATGCAAAAGACACTGTGCAACcaagataaaagtaaaaaaaaacactttattctattattatttttattcttattttgtgTGTTAAATCTGACGGCTGAGTTTGGAGACAGACgagctgaaaatcaaacatttttattttctacctTTAAGGTTTCATATCTGAAATGCATTATTCATGTGCGGGGCTGAATTATACTATTGTGCTGCTTTTGTATGAATAATTAATTTCCCTCCACAGAGGGGTTGCTTGGCTTGAGAAAGGGGATTTTTTCTGCTGCCCTTTTTTCAGCATCACCGTATGCACCAAATTGCACATAACACCGAATGATGGGCTCAGCGGTGCAGAGGGGTGCATTAGCGTGCAGCTCTTTGCAATTTGTCCATCGCTGCAATTTAAAAACTGGTGattttttctgctttattttttctgtttgatGTGTTTTCCTGCCAGCAGTGGTGTTGAGGACTAATGCTGATGTTACCCTGTGATGGAAATACACTAATACCTGCAGAGAGCCCACCAAGAGGGGGTGCTGTATTGCTTTCTCATCTGCCAAAGTTCGTCcattatgtgtgtatgtgtgtgtgtatgcaggggCGGGGGGGGACCTCTTCCAATTATCATATTGAAATTACACAGGGTCACACTGCATTACTGGAGAGCTGCTAAACCGTTGTTTCCGCCGAGCCTCGTCCTTAGCTGACTTTGACACAGCGTTAACACAATGCATACAATTAACCACATCTTAATGACCATGTAGCtaattaaaaataagtcttaTGCGTCACAAGCCCTCATCAGCAACTGCGAACTGatatggaggacgaaacctgccaaaattaaaaataatcgaaaagtaaataaataacttgataagtaaataaatgtcattaaatgtatgtTGCTAtagcaaatataatattaacaatgcatgtagccattaattaattgatgaagtgtgaaataaattgacatttttgttttgagttgcttctttatttatttatctttgtattatttccctAATTTTTTActgttctgtttaattttcccttttatttattcatgtactcatttttattaatttataaattaatttattttcattaatttttaatttatttttgcattcatttatttattattgtatacttttttatttaaatatttatttttgtataatgttttatttattttgtattcatttttaaatgtatgtatttatttatgtatttatgcattttttatttatttatttatttctgcacgattttccctttgcatttcaccccttatttatgtccccaaacttatttttttctgtattcttttctttatacatttctttatgcatttctgccacATTAGGCAAATGAGGGGACTGTCACTCAACATGTGTCATGGGGTCAGGTTGGctacatgtattttaaatattattttttctacatttaatggcatatttatgtatttatcgagtcatttatttatttattttttattttggcaggtttcgtcctccatcAACTGAACCTGTAGCCAGTGAGTGCTTATGTTCTTGACTTTTCTATTGGCATGATTTACAGGTTGTATGCAGAAGGACGCTTGCTTACTGTGAACTAGAATCCACTCAAaatccactcacacacacataaacacaggtCATTTTCATTCTGGCCCATGGCAGATGGGACAGCGAGGACAACAATGAAGTATGGCTTTACATCTTGTTTTCACAGACAAGCAGCAAATTATCTCCAAGTCCCAGCAGCCGCGTGCCGTGAGGTTCCTCCAAGAGCCGACATCCATCTCACTTCAGCCAGcccgtctctcctctcctctctagcGACTGCTCTACTCACCGCCAAACCTCGGTGTGTTTGAGTATAGAAGCCTGTGCATGTGATCTCCTCAGATTGTTTGACCCCGGGCCTGTCTTGTCCTGATCGAGAAAACATTCGGCCTTCGCAAAAACAGTCAAGCGCACGACAAGCAGGACATCGCTCGCTTTGAACGAGGAAATCGAGTGAGCGCTTCTCGCAAAATAGGAACTGGTGGCTTGTCTTGCAACCTACACATTTACACGACAGCTGCTGTTGTGCTTTATTTCATCCCGGTGCAACCTGTTTGTAGTAAGTATGACAATGACAAAGAAAGATGCTTCCAAGGAATGCTTCCATTTCCACATTTTAAAGTGGACGTAGTATGCTTATTACcaagtgcatacttgtattttggattcctactagaacatgtttatatgctttaggGGCCGtgcagcttttcttttctttccaatgtgcttgggaggttgcgctcctgtccgcctgccgttactaagcaaccaaaacctgcgtgccGCGATGACGATAATGATTACGCTGCAGGaatttagcaggaagcctcaCTGAGTAAACTAAACccagtcaaaacaaagataaatgaattTCCAGCACTgcaaatccctcacagtagctttacaATCGATATCTCTGTGTCAAGATAGTAGACCTTTTAACTGTATGTTGTGACGTCCTTGGacagaaagggtgaagcaagtaaaaATATCTGTTGGACAGATCGTAAAGCTCTGGGTATCCCTGCACTAAAATTATTAACTTCTCCTCTATATTTACcatagaagaaaagaaaagatatctgccggctgtgattggttgttcctcatcACATGacacaaatgtgttacttggtgacatcaccaagttacagtagaaaaggcgggacttcaagcgaggcatttcagccatttcaggagcagtgtttctgtgggggagagtaactccctttggtgtggattTTGTAACTTTggagaccttttacatgcacaaacattttttatagcgcactaaaggaaagggagagagcacaaaagcataataggtcctctttaaaacaagTGTATGCGCAACTAGAATCTCTCTTTCCTTTCAGCTTAATGTGCCGCTGTGGGTTGTTTTGAAAATCCAATCTCCAATTCTTGTTTGCTATATTGTTCGGCATGTCTCGTTGCGATGCATCTTTGTTTAACGCAAAGCAAATAAAGTGGAAACAGCCGGTCTcgtcaacataaaaaaataaacattctgCTTTCTTTTTCGTTAGCAAGTAACAAGACAGATGGGAACACCACAGCGAGTGAGATACACTCTGAGTGGTGTTTTCTGAGATGGGAATCATGCATGGTCATACTGTTGTATAATATCATCCATCTCCACTGTCACACTCTGAGTTTTTCTTGTCTCAGAGTGGAAATACagcaaaaatcaaaaatcagGACGGCTCGATCCCGCAAGCGGTGAAATATCCTTTGTGCGCCGAAAGCTGTGCCTGCTGGGTGGCGTGCTCCCTCCCCTCCCGatagatttagaaaaaaaaaaaaagccatatttCTGAAATTCTCAATTAACCTTGATGTGTTGTGACGGTTGCAGCCCTTCACTGTCTTCTGCTCGCTTTGAGGAGCCGCAACCACCAAGCCAATTATCTCTCTGTTAGGGCGCTTTCATGTCTCTGTGATGTTTAGTCACAAATGTACGTATTGTGCCCCGGTGTCACAGCTTTTCATGCTCCAGCTCTGTCACTCGTCGATGTCGTTACATCCCTTTCAGCGAGGAGGAACGGATGAGGGGAGcgggagaggaagggagggatggAAGAGACGGGCCTGTCGAGTGACATTTTGTCTGGGCGGCCAGGCTATTGTGTGCTAGGGGAGACAACACCAGTCATTGCCATTACACtggctggcacacacacacatacactggaCCAAAACAGCCTCaggtacacacacgcacacacacaatagcaTTTGTCTCCATTTTCATGTCAACactgaaaaatattgttttgtggATGTTTTCAGCAAAAGTAGctccattttcttcttcttttgttgaGCATGGCAGGTTGCGATACTGAGCCGACTGTATGTGCAATCAAAGCACATTATTTATCCGCTGAATGATATTCAAACCAAGTCTTAATGTCAGCTTGTTTGTCCCCAGTATTTTTGCACGAAAACAAACACTCACAACAAGCATGAAATCTCAAATATGcatacactaacacacacacacacataaagttgCGGTTTCAGCGGGCTCCCCACGCCGAGCGAGCATAATTAGCACACTCGTTAAGCTCATCTGCATCTCTCTTCAAAGGAGATCGATGCAAATGGGTAGGATTTAGCCACCGGCGGCAATTAGGCCAAGAGATATCCGAGCTGGAGAAAAGTCGGTTCCAGCGAGGCAAAGTCGGTTTCATTGCGGGGAATAAATGCATTTACTGCCCCCTGCACTGAGCGCATAATAGAATCCAAAATGAATGCTTTCATTTACTTTCGTGTCAAATCAAGTTCTGCTTAATGACGTTCGGTACCGGCCCTCCTGGTTATCACATGATCCTGGGCTTTAAGGTACAAGTATGAATCCTGATATATCCTGTTCCTCTGTGCcgtagagctccattgttgtctaaaaacacattaatgagCCACACCGTTGCACTGGGTGttatgttccttcattaccgtGAACACGCACACtcattttgactcaatcccacatacaccatcCTCCTGCTAGAACTAGCACACAAAATATGTATTACACTGAAAATACTCCCCAACAAATGCAATATTTACTCGTGTTTGAGAAGCATTTGCTGAAAACTGGCAAGGGgagcgaggaaaagctggcatggccatttttcaaaggggtcccccttgacatctgacctcaagatatgtgagtgaaaatgggttctatgggtcccacgagtctcccctttacagacatgcccactttatgataatcaaatgcagctttttgcagtataaatgtgttatttcacctattctaaaattgtgtatctgaatatttctgcatactggggtccctaaacagtcttgaaattacataacttgggtatcactgtaaagctgagactcttgtggatccaatgaacccaactgtattcatgtgtgatgatgttagtccccataggagccacaacttgacctcactgtataaaattacctgtggtgacctctaggataatcaaaGCCTCataaaactttacagccacacactagagacctagagcattcagataatggatggctttcctaggtagattgacaataagggggtttctgagcagtttacacaacacaattGCTCGCCATGCAATCAACGAAAAAAGGCAGTTCTTGCAGAAACCTCCAAacgtcaaaagtttttgataccaaatcacagcatggctttttctatggtgttcctcaaggtcttggtgtcttaatgtggtattttggagggattattgatcatttttatcaattctcgagtgataaaaaatggttaaatttagcaccaaatctgtgtaacaaatggtatcaacccaaaaattgctgcaacaattattGAGACATaatgcatctcaaattaatcttcagattcccagctttcagatgatgtacaccacttctatgacatctactgttgacctgctctctcatcctaaagaccccctgtacccccctaaaaaagacaaaaaaacaggtctattgtgtgtctcagagggttaagtaATTAGAATAACACTAAAATGTAATGTACACAGTAACTATGTTTACATAAGTATTGCATGAACTGCGTGGCTGCCACAGACTCGTGTTGATTTTGATTTGCCCGTCCTTGACCTGGGGTCATGAACAAACATCACATCCTGTTGTTGaatgcttcctctctctctgacctctgCGTTTTCCATCATTGCTCCATCTACCTATTAGTTTACGCTTGTGTGAGCGTCAGAAAGTGAGATACAGAGAGACAGCGAGGCAACGGATTAGCCGGCAAGCATCTTAATCAAAGCTGTCACCCAACATGTTTTCCACTCACATCGTGGCTTCATCCTAGAGGCTGCGGCGGCTCAGGTCATCCATCTCATTCACTTTACCTTGCGTATTCCTCCCGTCTTCCAGCTCCATCAGTCTGTGTTTTCACACCTCTAATGAGTCCCCTTCTGAATGCTTGTTTTTCTATACAACAACACCTGATTTTCGCACTGATGGACATACAGACGCCTGGAGCTAAATCCAGAGCCATGAGTAGGAGGGATGTTTGTGTCCATAAGTTCAACATTATGAGGCTTTTACAGCGCGGTCGCCGGGAAggaaatgttggcattgtacgtttctgcaaaccacctTGAATGTTGATGTTTTCGCATTTGGTCAGAGCGAGGGAgaattcaagtcaagtcaattctATTTGTGTAGCCCAATATCACAGATCActatttgcctcagggggctttacagtacaaccctctcatcggataaggaaaaacttccACCAAGAAAACATTTGaacaggaaaaaaatggaagaaacctcaggaagagcaacagaggatggatccctcttccaggatggacagacgtgcaaaa
This window contains:
- the tmem256 gene encoding transmembrane protein 256, which codes for MTASVIVRRLAALSGASAVAAGAYGAHGFKNSDPDDYQRVLFETANKYHFYHSLALLGAAHSGKPAVAGTLLIAGMGMFCGSLYHQAMTGDPSLRKVAPMGGVAMIVGWLAIIL